The Odocoileus virginianus isolate 20LAN1187 ecotype Illinois chromosome 2, Ovbor_1.2, whole genome shotgun sequence genomic interval ctatgAAATGTTCTGAGAGctctaaataataaattaatattaaattctaAAAACACTGCCTTACctcttaaaattattaatgattaATCTGGTGTTTTCACATCTCCTTAGAAGACGCAGTGATGTGATAGGAAAAATAGCATAGGCTTTGGAGTCATAGAAACTTAGATTTCAAATCCCAACATAAGAAAAACTAGCTTTTATTTTAGCTTTAGGAAATTTACTTGAAATAGTGAACTTAAGATAACAGCCCTCTACATTTGTAGATTAGGTGAGAAGGTGTAtagtccctcagttcagttcagtcgctcagtcctatcggactctttgcaaccccatgggttgcagcttgccagcctccctgtccatcaccagctcccgtacatgctcaaactcatgtccatcgagttggtgatgccatccaaccatctcatcttctgtcgtccccttttcctctcgtcttcaatctttcacaacatcaaggtcttttccaatgaatcagttcttcgcatcaggtggccacagtattggagttccagctgtATAGTCCCTGGTGTATAGTAATTACTCAAAAAACTTTGGTAGTTTCTTCTCTTGGCATTTCTCCATGTCTCTGAAAGGTAACTTTCAACCTTTGTTGGGttatctgcttcttttttctggTACTTAGAAAATCTGCTATTTAGCAATGTTTAGATATGGTATCAGACCCAAGTGACAAATAGCACCAATAAATCTGttgagggactcccctggtggtccagtggctaagactccaggctcacAGTGAGGAGggcctgaatttgatccctgggattgcagccatgaaattaaaagacacttagtccttggaaggaaagttatgaccaacctagatagcatattaaaaagcagagacattactttgtcaacaaaggtccatctagtcaaggctatggtttttccagtggtcatgtatggatgtgagagttggactgtgaagaaagctgagccccaaagaattgatgcttttgaactgtggtgttggagaagactctagagagtccttggactgcaagaagatccaaccagtccatcctaaaggagatcagttctgggtgttcattggaaggactgatgctgaagctgaaactccaatactttggccacctcatgcaaagagttgactcattggaaaagaccctgatgctgggagggattgggggcaggaggaggaggggacgacagaggatgagatggctggatggcatcactgactcgatggacatgaatttgggtgaactccgggagttggtgatggacaaggaggcctggcgtgctgtgattcatggggtctcaaagagtcggacacaactgagtgactgaactgaactgaactgaactgagggaactagatcccacatgctacagctgaGAGTTTGCAGGCTGCATCTGGAGAGCCGGCCTGCCgcaactgagacctggtgcagctaaataaatacaaattaaacagATAATCTGTTGGGTTTTCTGGTTTAATTTTCTCTGGAATTGCAGAGCCTGAGCAGCATCTCTAGCAGAGTTCATGGCATTGATCACTCTTGTTGTGAATTGTCTGTAAAGCTTGACTCACCccacaaaatatatttatgataatGCAACAAGCAATCCCTTCTTCTTTCTTATAACTATTTTTAGATTGAGTTCACTCAGTAACAGGGGCAGTGTTTACTGTACTCTTTGTTCTGTAGCTTTTAAAGCAATTTGGAGATCACCAGAGAGAAAGAATACCTTGCCTTGCCATTTTGTTCTGTTTCACGTTATCAGAAGCTCTTAAGGGTCTAGAATCCGACAGCAGCTCGAGTAACCCATGTTGTTTGGGACCTCAGTGAGTTAGCCCCTATGGTGCTGAAGAATCGAAGGCCTGTCTGAACTGATCACACCTCTTCAGCCCCTTGTCCCCTCCCTGGATTCTAGCACAGTGGTCTTCTTTCAGTTCCTTGCAGTGCCTGAGATCATTTCTGCCTAAGGGACTTTACATGGTgctttaagaatctgcctgcgatgcgggagacccggctttgatccctgggtcaggaagatcccctggagaagaaaatggcaacccactctagtattcttgcctgggaaatcccatggacagaggagcctgacgggctgcagtccatgggattgcagagtcagagacgactaagcaactaacacccCTTCTTTCCACAATTCTTCCTCGTGTGAATTGAATCTGAGGCCTCTTAAAAATTCTGTCAGGAACAGGTATTGTATTTGTTCTgactagaaatatttattttgttttacttgcgATTTATATAGTTTACAAATATCTCTGGATTCTGTTTTCTCTCAGACACAGGCAATGTCAAGAGTTAATACCATAAGTAATGGTGGGAGGTTCTTGCTTTTGGCACACTCAACACCTGCAAGCCTTGCTCTGGGGGATCAAGGCTCCACCCactgtccccacccccccactaTGGAACCTTAGTTTTCTTAGTGATCTGTAAGTTTCTCTTTGGGCTGGAATTAgtactaatttttctttctcttttagcaCCAAACAAGATTTGTGATGAAATGGAGCCTGGAACAAACTCTTTTCGAGTAGAATTTCCTGATTTTTCCAGCACCATTCTGCAAAAACTGAACCAGCAGCGCCAGCAGGGACAATTATGTGATGTGTCCATTGTTGTCCAAGGCCACATTTTCCGAGCACACAAAGCTGTTCTTGCTGCCAGTTCCCCCTACTTTTGTGACCAGGTACTCCTGAAAAACAGCAGGAGGATTGTTTTGCCTGATGTGATGAATCCCAGAGTGTTTGAGAACATTCTCCTGTCAAGTTATACGGGACGTCTAGTAATGCCTGCTCCAGAAATTGTCAGTTACTTAACAGCAGCGAGCTTCCTCCAGATGTGGCATGTGGTTGACAAATGCACTGAGGTTTTAGAAGGAAACCCTACAGTCCTTTGTCAGAAGCTAAATCATGGCAGTGACCACCAGTCTCCAAGCAGCAGCAATTACAATGGCCTGGTAGAGAGCTTTGAGCTGGGCTCCGGGGGCCACACGGATTTCCCCAAAACCCAGGAACTGAGGGATGGAGAGAACGAAGAGGAGAGCACCAAAGACGAGCTGTCATCTCAGCTCACCGAGCACGAATACCTTCCCAGTAACTCGTCCACAGAGCACGACCGGCTGAGCACGGAGATGGCGAGCCAGGACGGGGAGGAGGGGGCCAGCGACAGCGCCGAGTTCCACTACACCCGGCCCATGTACAGCAAGCCCAGCATAATGGCTCACAAACGCTGGATCCACGTGAAGCCCGAGCGCTTTGAGCAGGCGTGCGAGGGCATGGATGTGCACGCACCCTACGATGAGCACCAGGTCACAGAGTCCATCAACACCATGCAGACAGAGTACTCAGTCCAGCCCTCGGGGGTAGAGGAAGACTTtcacattggggaaaaaaaagtggaagcagagtTTGACGAACAGGCTGATGAAAGCAATTATGATGAGCAGGTGGATTTCTATGGCTCCTCCATGGAAGAGTTTTCTGGAGAGCGGTCAGATGGGAATCTCATCTGGCACAAACAGGAGGCAGCCCTAGCGTCAGGCTACAGTGAGAATATTGAGATGGTGACAGGGATTAAAGAGGAGGCTCCCCACCTAGGATTCTCGGCCACCGACAAGCTGTATCTTTGTCAGTGCGGCAAGAGCTTCACTCACAAGAGTCAGAGAGATCGGCACATGAGCATGCACCTCGGGCTCCGGCCTTACGGCTGTGGGGTCTGCGGTAAGAAATTCAAAATGAAGCATCATCTCGTGGGTCACATGAAAATTCACACAGGCATAAAGCCATATGAGTGTAATATCTGTGCAAAGAGATTCATGTGGAGGGACAGTTTCCACAGGCATGTGACTTCTTGTACCAAGTCCTATGAAGCTGCAAAGGCTGAGCAGAATACGACTGAAGCTTGTACCAAGTCCTATGAAGCTGCAAAGGCTGAGCAGAATATGACTGAGGCTTGTACCAAGTCCTACGAAGCTGCAAAGGCTGAGCAGAATACGACTTGAGTGGcaggcacaaaaataaactgtggtaatTATGCAAATCTGGGCACAGATGATGCGTGCTACTTGCTATTATgagagaagcttaaaaaaaaggaagatatttCTGCAAGACCAGTTCTAAGTAGGCCAATTAAAAAATCTGATTCTTCAAATTTGTATGTTCCCAGCCTGGAGTGGGTAAAGAGGATAAGTTCGCCCACCTCACACCTGGCAAGGTGAACCTTCAGGCCTCTTGTGAATGAAGCTGGTGGACTAGGGGGTAGAGATCCCTGCACTTGGAATTGGACTCCGATCCCCCCAGTTCCGTTTCAGGTGGCAGCGGTTTTTGATCAGTCATTATTGCAAGGTCATATTGgaattttattttgctctttctaTAGATACTTAGGTAATGTGGGTTTGTTTTGGTAGCTGCTTCACTGAATGAAATGCTACTTATGTAATAGCTACAAATAATGTGATTCCTAGGATACTAAGTTGATTAACAGCGCTCTCTTATCTGGTTTTGTTCTTTCTAAAGAG includes:
- the ZBTB43 gene encoding zinc finger and BTB domain-containing protein 43, producing the protein MEPGTNSFRVEFPDFSSTILQKLNQQRQQGQLCDVSIVVQGHIFRAHKAVLAASSPYFCDQVLLKNSRRIVLPDVMNPRVFENILLSSYTGRLVMPAPEIVSYLTAASFLQMWHVVDKCTEVLEGNPTVLCQKLNHGSDHQSPSSSNYNGLVESFELGSGGHTDFPKTQELRDGENEEESTKDELSSQLTEHEYLPSNSSTEHDRLSTEMASQDGEEGASDSAEFHYTRPMYSKPSIMAHKRWIHVKPERFEQACEGMDVHAPYDEHQVTESINTMQTEYSVQPSGVEEDFHIGEKKVEAEFDEQADESNYDEQVDFYGSSMEEFSGERSDGNLIWHKQEAALASGYSENIEMVTGIKEEAPHLGFSATDKLYLCQCGKSFTHKSQRDRHMSMHLGLRPYGCGVCGKKFKMKHHLVGHMKIHTGIKPYECNICAKRFMWRDSFHRHVTSCTKSYEAAKAEQNTTEACTKSYEAAKAEQNMTEACTKSYEAAKAEQNTT